Proteins encoded together in one Carassius auratus strain Wakin chromosome 32, ASM336829v1, whole genome shotgun sequence window:
- the LOC113051559 gene encoding zinc transporter ZIP13-like isoform X3, whose translation MFLPSVLRRSGLMSAAPEKPVWAFTMLLLGAALLASSFGGKMMAQTAVAQAKTAPAGPGPWCIKDLIDLDELFSIDNLDVWFYSLVGSIAIGLSGIFPLLVIPIEAGTALKTEAGCQKLKKLLSFAIGGLLGDVFLHLLPEAWAHTSSPDGSQSHYHTQGLWVIGGLLSFLILEKVFPDFDSDPESKAAGQRTKSSSTDRSSEVSVSPKTNGTCSNNNADSKPNPDISLYTKPKKIKTSGYLNLLANCIDNFTHGLAVAGSFLVSRKVGFLTTFAILLHEIPHEVGDFAILLRAGFDRWKAARMQLSTALGGVLGACFALCSQSQNGAENATAWILPFTSGGFLYIALVNVVPDLLQETNPRNSFVQILLLFCGIAVMALLSVIME comes from the exons ATGTTTCTTCCAAGTGTTTTGCGGAGGTCTGGGCTGATGAGCGCAGCACCTGAGAAGCCTGTTTGGGCATTTACAATGCTGCTGCTTGGCGCCGCCCTTCTGGCGTCATCCTTCGGTGGTAAGATGATGGCTCAGACTGCTGTGGCCCAAGCAAAGACGGCACCTGCAGGACCAGGACCATGGTGCATTAAGGACCTTATAGACCTGGATGAGCTGTTCTCCATAGATAACCTAGATGTTTGGTTCTACTCCCTTGTGGGATCGATTGCCATCGGACTCAGTGGCATCTTCCCACTCTTGGTGATACCCATTGAAGCTGGAACAGCTTTAAAAACTGAGG CTGGGTGTCAGAAGCTGAAGAAGCTGCTGAGTTTTGCCATTGGTGGTCTCCTAGGCGATGTGTTTCTCCACCTCCTTCCTGAAGCGTGGGCTCACACTTCCAGTCCTG ATGGTTCCCAAAGCCACTATCATACGCAGGGTCTGTGGGTGATAGGAGGTCTGCTGTCCTTTCTGATTTTGGAAAAGGTGTTCCCTGATTTTGACAGTGACCCAGAGAGCAAAGCTGCCGGCCAAAGAACTAAA TCGTCTTCAACAGATCGGAGCAGCGAGGTCTCTGTGTCCCCAAAAACAAATGGCACCTGCTCGAACAACAACGCCGACTCCAAGCCAAATCCTGACATCAGCCTTTACACAAAGCCAAAGAAAATAAAG ACAAGTGGTTATCTAAACCTTCTTGCTAACTGCATTGATAACTTCACTCACGGGCTGGCAGTGGCAGGAAGCTTCTTAGTAAGCCGAAAG GTTGGTTTCTTAACAACATTCGCTATTCTGCTTCATGAGATCCCTCATGAG GTGGGAGATTTTGCCATTTTGCTGCGAGCGGGATTTGACCGTTGGAAAGCTGCCCGCATGCAGCTCTCTACAGCGTTAGGAGGAGTCCTGGGGGCATGTTTTGCTCTTTGCTCCCAATCACAGAATGGGGCAG AGAATGCCACTGCCTGGATCCTGCCCTTCACCTCAGGTGGCTTTCTCTACATAGCTTTGGTCAATGTGGTACCTGATCTGCTACAGGAGACCAACCCTAG GAACTCCTTTGTTCAAATTCTGCTGCTGTTTTGTGGGATAGCAGTCATGGCTCTTCTCTCAGTCATCATGGAATAG
- the LOC113051559 gene encoding zinc transporter ZIP13-like isoform X4, with protein MSAAPEKPVWAFTMLLLGAALLASSFGGKMMAQTAVAQAKTAPAGPGPWCIKDLIDLDELFSIDNLDVWFYSLVGSIAIGLSGIFPLLVIPIEAGTALKTEAGCQKLKKLLSFAIGGLLGDVFLHLLPEAWAHTSSPDGSQSHYHTQGLWVIGGLLSFLILEKVFPDFDSDPESKAAGQRTKSSSTDRSSEVSVSPKTNGTCSNNNADSKPNPDISLYTKPKKIKTSGYLNLLANCIDNFTHGLAVAGSFLVSRKVGFLTTFAILLHEIPHEVGDFAILLRAGFDRWKAARMQLSTALGGVLGACFALCSQSQNGAENATAWILPFTSGGFLYIALVNVVPDLLQETNPRNSFVQILLLFCGIAVMALLSVIME; from the exons ATGAGCGCAGCACCTGAGAAGCCTGTTTGGGCATTTACAATGCTGCTGCTTGGCGCCGCCCTTCTGGCGTCATCCTTCGGTGGTAAGATGATGGCTCAGACTGCTGTGGCCCAAGCAAAGACGGCACCTGCAGGACCAGGACCATGGTGCATTAAGGACCTTATAGACCTGGATGAGCTGTTCTCCATAGATAACCTAGATGTTTGGTTCTACTCCCTTGTGGGATCGATTGCCATCGGACTCAGTGGCATCTTCCCACTCTTGGTGATACCCATTGAAGCTGGAACAGCTTTAAAAACTGAGG CTGGGTGTCAGAAGCTGAAGAAGCTGCTGAGTTTTGCCATTGGTGGTCTCCTAGGCGATGTGTTTCTCCACCTCCTTCCTGAAGCGTGGGCTCACACTTCCAGTCCTG ATGGTTCCCAAAGCCACTATCATACGCAGGGTCTGTGGGTGATAGGAGGTCTGCTGTCCTTTCTGATTTTGGAAAAGGTGTTCCCTGATTTTGACAGTGACCCAGAGAGCAAAGCTGCCGGCCAAAGAACTAAA TCGTCTTCAACAGATCGGAGCAGCGAGGTCTCTGTGTCCCCAAAAACAAATGGCACCTGCTCGAACAACAACGCCGACTCCAAGCCAAATCCTGACATCAGCCTTTACACAAAGCCAAAGAAAATAAAG ACAAGTGGTTATCTAAACCTTCTTGCTAACTGCATTGATAACTTCACTCACGGGCTGGCAGTGGCAGGAAGCTTCTTAGTAAGCCGAAAG GTTGGTTTCTTAACAACATTCGCTATTCTGCTTCATGAGATCCCTCATGAG GTGGGAGATTTTGCCATTTTGCTGCGAGCGGGATTTGACCGTTGGAAAGCTGCCCGCATGCAGCTCTCTACAGCGTTAGGAGGAGTCCTGGGGGCATGTTTTGCTCTTTGCTCCCAATCACAGAATGGGGCAG AGAATGCCACTGCCTGGATCCTGCCCTTCACCTCAGGTGGCTTTCTCTACATAGCTTTGGTCAATGTGGTACCTGATCTGCTACAGGAGACCAACCCTAG GAACTCCTTTGTTCAAATTCTGCTGCTGTTTTGTGGGATAGCAGTCATGGCTCTTCTCTCAGTCATCATGGAATAG
- the LOC113051559 gene encoding zinc transporter ZIP13-like isoform X2 has translation MAGSRRSKNCRNLSRAPLCLTVPYMFLPSVLRRSGLMSAAPEKPVWAFTMLLLGAALLASSFGGKMMAQTAVAQAKTAPAGPGPWCIKDLIDLDELFSIDNLDVWFYSLVGSIAIGLSGIFPLLVIPIEAGTALKTEAGCQKLKKLLSFAIGGLLGDVFLHLLPEAWAHTSSPDGSQSHYHTQGLWVIGGLLSFLILEKVFPDFDSDPESKAAGQRTKSSSTDRSSEVSVSPKTNGTCSNNNADSKPNPDISLYTKPKKIKTSGYLNLLANCIDNFTHGLAVAGSFLVSRKVGDFAILLRAGFDRWKAARMQLSTALGGVLGACFALCSQSQNGAENATAWILPFTSGGFLYIALVNVVPDLLQETNPRNSFVQILLLFCGIAVMALLSVIME, from the exons ATGGCAGGGTCAAGACGGAGTAAAAACTGTAGGAATTTAAGCCGG GCTCCTCTCTGCCTTACAGTACCCTACATGTTTCTTCCAAGTGTTTTGCGGAGGTCTGGGCTGATGAGCGCAGCACCTGAGAAGCCTGTTTGGGCATTTACAATGCTGCTGCTTGGCGCCGCCCTTCTGGCGTCATCCTTCGGTGGTAAGATGATGGCTCAGACTGCTGTGGCCCAAGCAAAGACGGCACCTGCAGGACCAGGACCATGGTGCATTAAGGACCTTATAGACCTGGATGAGCTGTTCTCCATAGATAACCTAGATGTTTGGTTCTACTCCCTTGTGGGATCGATTGCCATCGGACTCAGTGGCATCTTCCCACTCTTGGTGATACCCATTGAAGCTGGAACAGCTTTAAAAACTGAGG CTGGGTGTCAGAAGCTGAAGAAGCTGCTGAGTTTTGCCATTGGTGGTCTCCTAGGCGATGTGTTTCTCCACCTCCTTCCTGAAGCGTGGGCTCACACTTCCAGTCCTG ATGGTTCCCAAAGCCACTATCATACGCAGGGTCTGTGGGTGATAGGAGGTCTGCTGTCCTTTCTGATTTTGGAAAAGGTGTTCCCTGATTTTGACAGTGACCCAGAGAGCAAAGCTGCCGGCCAAAGAACTAAA TCGTCTTCAACAGATCGGAGCAGCGAGGTCTCTGTGTCCCCAAAAACAAATGGCACCTGCTCGAACAACAACGCCGACTCCAAGCCAAATCCTGACATCAGCCTTTACACAAAGCCAAAGAAAATAAAG ACAAGTGGTTATCTAAACCTTCTTGCTAACTGCATTGATAACTTCACTCACGGGCTGGCAGTGGCAGGAAGCTTCTTAGTAAGCCGAAAG GTGGGAGATTTTGCCATTTTGCTGCGAGCGGGATTTGACCGTTGGAAAGCTGCCCGCATGCAGCTCTCTACAGCGTTAGGAGGAGTCCTGGGGGCATGTTTTGCTCTTTGCTCCCAATCACAGAATGGGGCAG AGAATGCCACTGCCTGGATCCTGCCCTTCACCTCAGGTGGCTTTCTCTACATAGCTTTGGTCAATGTGGTACCTGATCTGCTACAGGAGACCAACCCTAG GAACTCCTTTGTTCAAATTCTGCTGCTGTTTTGTGGGATAGCAGTCATGGCTCTTCTCTCAGTCATCATGGAATAG
- the LOC113051559 gene encoding zinc transporter ZIP13-like isoform X1 — protein MAGSRRSKNCRNLSRAPLCLTVPYMFLPSVLRRSGLMSAAPEKPVWAFTMLLLGAALLASSFGGKMMAQTAVAQAKTAPAGPGPWCIKDLIDLDELFSIDNLDVWFYSLVGSIAIGLSGIFPLLVIPIEAGTALKTEAGCQKLKKLLSFAIGGLLGDVFLHLLPEAWAHTSSPDGSQSHYHTQGLWVIGGLLSFLILEKVFPDFDSDPESKAAGQRTKSSSTDRSSEVSVSPKTNGTCSNNNADSKPNPDISLYTKPKKIKTSGYLNLLANCIDNFTHGLAVAGSFLVSRKVGFLTTFAILLHEIPHEVGDFAILLRAGFDRWKAARMQLSTALGGVLGACFALCSQSQNGAENATAWILPFTSGGFLYIALVNVVPDLLQETNPRNSFVQILLLFCGIAVMALLSVIME, from the exons ATGGCAGGGTCAAGACGGAGTAAAAACTGTAGGAATTTAAGCCGG GCTCCTCTCTGCCTTACAGTACCCTACATGTTTCTTCCAAGTGTTTTGCGGAGGTCTGGGCTGATGAGCGCAGCACCTGAGAAGCCTGTTTGGGCATTTACAATGCTGCTGCTTGGCGCCGCCCTTCTGGCGTCATCCTTCGGTGGTAAGATGATGGCTCAGACTGCTGTGGCCCAAGCAAAGACGGCACCTGCAGGACCAGGACCATGGTGCATTAAGGACCTTATAGACCTGGATGAGCTGTTCTCCATAGATAACCTAGATGTTTGGTTCTACTCCCTTGTGGGATCGATTGCCATCGGACTCAGTGGCATCTTCCCACTCTTGGTGATACCCATTGAAGCTGGAACAGCTTTAAAAACTGAGG CTGGGTGTCAGAAGCTGAAGAAGCTGCTGAGTTTTGCCATTGGTGGTCTCCTAGGCGATGTGTTTCTCCACCTCCTTCCTGAAGCGTGGGCTCACACTTCCAGTCCTG ATGGTTCCCAAAGCCACTATCATACGCAGGGTCTGTGGGTGATAGGAGGTCTGCTGTCCTTTCTGATTTTGGAAAAGGTGTTCCCTGATTTTGACAGTGACCCAGAGAGCAAAGCTGCCGGCCAAAGAACTAAA TCGTCTTCAACAGATCGGAGCAGCGAGGTCTCTGTGTCCCCAAAAACAAATGGCACCTGCTCGAACAACAACGCCGACTCCAAGCCAAATCCTGACATCAGCCTTTACACAAAGCCAAAGAAAATAAAG ACAAGTGGTTATCTAAACCTTCTTGCTAACTGCATTGATAACTTCACTCACGGGCTGGCAGTGGCAGGAAGCTTCTTAGTAAGCCGAAAG GTTGGTTTCTTAACAACATTCGCTATTCTGCTTCATGAGATCCCTCATGAG GTGGGAGATTTTGCCATTTTGCTGCGAGCGGGATTTGACCGTTGGAAAGCTGCCCGCATGCAGCTCTCTACAGCGTTAGGAGGAGTCCTGGGGGCATGTTTTGCTCTTTGCTCCCAATCACAGAATGGGGCAG AGAATGCCACTGCCTGGATCCTGCCCTTCACCTCAGGTGGCTTTCTCTACATAGCTTTGGTCAATGTGGTACCTGATCTGCTACAGGAGACCAACCCTAG GAACTCCTTTGTTCAAATTCTGCTGCTGTTTTGTGGGATAGCAGTCATGGCTCTTCTCTCAGTCATCATGGAATAG